A window of the Longimicrobiaceae bacterium genome harbors these coding sequences:
- a CDS encoding FadR/GntR family transcriptional regulator encodes MKHLTGSLLQLFKRLIAEGVLSPGDRLPPERELAELLGVSRSSLRPALKVLENMGIISQRVGSGTRLNRAAASILAEPLQYLILLDGITFHELMEARLIVEPELAARAAERASPDDLDGLARAITSMERSQDDPAEFVKCDLEFHRAVNEAAGNRVCATLFSVVHQSLEELVRFTYELVEPEHTIRFHRRIFNAIQRAKPDAARLQMREHLEDVCTLLARGADAQARAALEGKLGALGGLAGGKA; translated from the coding sequence TTGAAGCATCTGACCGGGTCGCTATTGCAGCTCTTCAAGCGGTTGATCGCCGAAGGGGTATTGAGCCCGGGAGACCGGCTGCCGCCGGAGAGGGAGCTGGCGGAGCTCCTGGGAGTGAGCCGCTCCTCCCTGCGTCCCGCGCTGAAGGTGTTGGAGAACATGGGGATCATCTCCCAGCGGGTAGGCAGCGGCACGCGGCTCAACCGCGCGGCAGCGTCCATCCTCGCTGAGCCGCTGCAGTACCTCATTCTCCTCGACGGCATCACCTTCCATGAACTGATGGAGGCGAGGCTGATCGTCGAGCCGGAGCTCGCGGCGCGAGCGGCGGAAAGGGCGAGCCCCGACGATCTCGATGGGCTCGCGCGCGCGATCACCAGCATGGAGAGGAGCCAGGACGACCCGGCCGAGTTCGTGAAGTGCGACCTGGAGTTCCACCGGGCGGTCAACGAGGCCGCAGGGAACCGTGTGTGCGCCACGCTGTTCAGCGTGGTTCACCAGTCCCTCGAGGAGCTCGTCCGCTTTACTTACGAGCTGGTGGAGCCCGAGCATACGATCCGCTTTCACCGGCGGATCTTCAATGCCATCCAGCGGGCGAAGCCGGATGCCGCTCGCCTGCAGATGCGAGAGCACCTCGAGGACGTTTGCACGCTGCTCGCTCGCGGAGCCGACGCTCAGGCCCGCGCGGCGCTGGAGGGAAAGCTCGGGGCTCTGGGAGGACTCGCGGGAGGGAAAGCATAA
- a CDS encoding nitrous oxide reductase accessory protein NosL produces MLAFLTMGCTGAGAERGPRELALGIDACEYCHMTVDDPLRAAQWIPREGRILTFDEPGCLVAWLQRNPDAEGRAFVADAETGEWLPAHDAVFHVGVTRTGMGFDVVSYADGADPPAGGELLRWDELLTRGVRDAHTH; encoded by the coding sequence TTGCTGGCTTTTCTGACCATGGGATGCACCGGTGCCGGCGCTGAGCGGGGGCCTCGCGAGCTGGCACTGGGAATCGATGCGTGTGAGTACTGCCACATGACGGTGGACGACCCGCTTCGGGCCGCGCAGTGGATTCCGCGGGAGGGTCGGATCCTCACCTTCGACGAGCCAGGATGCCTCGTTGCCTGGCTGCAGCGGAACCCTGATGCCGAGGGTCGAGCGTTCGTGGCCGACGCGGAGACCGGGGAGTGGCTTCCCGCGCACGACGCCGTCTTCCACGTGGGCGTCACCCGCACCGGGATGGGATTCGACGTCGTGAGCTATGCGGACGGAGCCGATCCGCCGGCCGGAGGGGAGCTCCTCCGCTGGGATGAGCTGCTGACCAGGGGAGTGCGCGATGCCCACACGCACTGA
- the araD1 gene encoding AraD1 family protein, translating into MPERAQDSLSLIQLLDPEGVRRVGILEDAEGVRLIEGPATTYALAMEAIRQGKTLAEVVASRKTDADLSVASIVERGALLPPLDHPDPAHLLITGTGLTHLGSADARNRMHAAQPAEMTDSMKMFQAGLEGGRAPRGEVGAVPEWFFKGTGASLVGPEAPLEMPGFALDGGDEPEVAGLYVVGPQGRPYRLGFALANEFSDHVQERQNYLLLAHSKLRPCAVGPELRVGPLPPDVRGICRIYRGDELVWEKEFLTGEANMSHTISNLEHHHFKYRLFRQPGDAHVHTFGTATLSFTDGIRCLPGDRFEIEADAFLLPLRNRLLQAPSEGWIGVEQL; encoded by the coding sequence ATGCCTGAGCGCGCGCAAGACTCCCTCAGCCTGATCCAGCTCCTCGATCCCGAGGGTGTGCGGCGGGTCGGCATCCTCGAGGACGCGGAGGGCGTTCGTCTGATCGAAGGTCCCGCCACGACTTATGCGCTGGCCATGGAGGCGATCCGGCAGGGGAAGACTCTCGCGGAGGTAGTTGCGTCGCGAAAGACGGATGCGGATCTCTCGGTAGCGAGCATCGTGGAGAGGGGGGCGCTGCTCCCGCCCCTGGATCATCCGGACCCCGCGCACCTGCTGATTACCGGGACCGGGCTCACGCATCTCGGCAGCGCCGATGCCCGCAACCGGATGCACGCCGCGCAGCCCGCCGAGATGACGGACAGCATGAAGATGTTTCAGGCTGGGCTGGAAGGTGGGCGCGCGCCGCGGGGGGAGGTCGGCGCCGTGCCGGAATGGTTCTTCAAGGGCACCGGTGCATCGCTGGTCGGCCCCGAGGCGCCTCTGGAGATGCCCGGCTTCGCCCTCGACGGCGGCGACGAGCCCGAGGTGGCGGGCCTCTACGTCGTGGGTCCCCAGGGCCGCCCCTACCGCCTCGGCTTCGCCCTGGCGAACGAGTTCTCCGACCACGTGCAGGAGCGGCAGAATTACCTCCTCCTCGCCCATTCCAAGCTTCGCCCCTGCGCCGTCGGCCCCGAGCTGCGTGTCGGTCCGCTGCCGCCGGACGTGCGCGGAATCTGCCGCATCTACCGCGGAGATGAGCTCGTCTGGGAAAAGGAGTTCCTCACCGGCGAAGCGAACATGTCGCACACCATCTCCAACCTGGAGCATCACCACTTCAAGTACCGGCTCTTCCGGCAACCGGGCGACGCCCACGTACATACCTTCGGTACCGCTACCCTGAGCTTCACCGACGGGATCCGCTGCCTGCCCGGGGATCGGTTCGAGATCGAGGCCGACGCCTTCCTCCTCCCGCTCCGCAACCGCCTGCTCCAGGCGCCTTCCGAGGGCTGGATCGGCGTCGAGCAGTTGTGA
- a CDS encoding SusC/RagA family TonB-linked outer membrane protein gives MVAPVLLLAAVVAASAQQGHSVTGTVTAGSDTGVQSPVAAATVQVKGMGIETVTDAQGRFTITAPTPNDTLVVTSIGYATSEVPIDGRGVINVVLREQAVALEGLVVVGYGVQERASLSGSVSSIGSEDITRTSATTSADALAGKIQGITVRTAYGGDPRFGASADARPGNSSILQIRNMGEPLFVIDGVPQSAEYFNNLNIADIESISILKDASASIYGFRAANGVVLVTTKDGSRVRSPRIRVDGYYGFQNLTRYPFTPPANAYQFQRAWVESQQNRGQPRSITPEELELWRTEAPGYESFNQYDVVINNPNAPQYNINASASGGGPAGSYYLSVGHVKQEYVMQGHSFDRTNVQTNLRADLGAGIVVGTQLSARIENRDNVAIPGRDDPMWNGFLGINSSWPMDNPYANGNRDYINGDVRYLTRLGSTYRREIAGWQEDVTRRLTGNFFAEYTFPFGTQIQGTYSRGFSLNTFDRQRYSYDAYCYDPETNTYKVCAGFYSPLRNSNRREDEERFGQLRVTHSLSIGKHNLAGVAAFEISKSETDFTGIQSVPPSNYSHLISFVEQNDLTNTWSTTARASYIGRFNYDYNQRYLLELLGRYDGSYLYAPGKRWGFFPGVSLGWRVSEEPFLRDRLTFLDDLKLRASWGQAGMELGVAPWDFIGGATYGIGGGYMFDGQVVTGARPRGLPVTNLTWVTSTSRNLGLDFTLFGNRVTGQFDLFERKLTGLPENRYDVLVPSEVGYELPEENLESEATRGLEGMITFSDRFGGVDYSIGANATFARRRILDQYKPRYGNSWDEYRNATENRWANVAFGYEVIGQFRSMEEIAQHDVDIDGQGNRTLLPGDLIYKDVNGDKIINELDERPIGYAVNTNPLLAFGGSASIGYRGVSLSLDLAGGTMYSFNQNLELKYPFQADHNSPEWMLVDRWHRADPYDDRSEWIPGRYPPIRRGLTSHSSYRNSTFWRTNVHYLRVRRLEIGYALPDALQDLLRLSNTRIYISGTNLHSFDNLGHIKLDPEVAFDSGLRYPPQRVWTIGFSTEVGQ, from the coding sequence TTGGTCGCACCGGTTCTGCTGCTGGCGGCTGTGGTCGCCGCGTCCGCCCAGCAGGGTCATTCGGTGACCGGAACCGTCACCGCGGGCTCCGATACCGGCGTTCAGAGTCCCGTTGCTGCGGCCACCGTGCAGGTCAAGGGAATGGGGATCGAGACGGTGACCGATGCCCAAGGCCGGTTCACCATTACCGCTCCGACCCCGAACGACACCCTGGTCGTCACGTCCATCGGCTACGCCACGAGCGAAGTGCCAATCGACGGCCGCGGGGTGATCAACGTGGTGCTGCGGGAGCAGGCGGTGGCGCTGGAGGGATTGGTGGTGGTGGGCTATGGCGTGCAGGAGCGAGCCAGCCTCTCCGGCTCGGTGAGCTCGATCGGCTCGGAAGACATCACCCGAACCTCCGCCACCACGAGTGCCGATGCGCTGGCGGGAAAGATTCAGGGGATCACCGTGCGCACGGCTTACGGCGGCGACCCCCGCTTCGGCGCCAGCGCAGACGCTCGCCCGGGCAACAGCTCGATCCTGCAGATCCGCAACATGGGCGAGCCCCTCTTCGTGATCGACGGCGTGCCCCAAAGTGCCGAGTACTTCAACAACCTGAACATCGCCGACATAGAGAGCATCTCGATTCTGAAGGACGCGTCCGCATCGATCTACGGCTTCCGGGCCGCCAACGGTGTGGTGCTCGTGACCACCAAGGACGGCAGTCGCGTTCGATCCCCGCGCATCCGCGTCGACGGCTATTACGGCTTCCAGAACCTCACCCGCTATCCGTTCACGCCGCCGGCCAATGCCTACCAGTTTCAACGAGCCTGGGTCGAGTCACAGCAGAACCGAGGTCAGCCGCGTAGCATCACGCCCGAAGAGCTGGAGCTATGGCGCACGGAGGCGCCTGGCTACGAGAGCTTCAACCAGTACGACGTGGTGATCAACAACCCGAATGCGCCGCAGTACAACATCAACGCGAGCGCATCGGGTGGCGGTCCCGCGGGCAGCTACTACCTCTCCGTCGGGCACGTGAAGCAGGAGTACGTGATGCAGGGGCACAGCTTCGACCGCACCAACGTGCAGACGAACCTGCGCGCAGACCTCGGAGCCGGAATCGTCGTCGGCACACAGCTCAGCGCCCGCATCGAGAATCGGGACAACGTCGCTATCCCTGGCCGCGACGACCCGATGTGGAACGGCTTCCTCGGCATCAACAGCTCCTGGCCGATGGACAACCCGTACGCCAACGGGAACCGGGACTACATCAACGGCGACGTTCGCTACCTGACCCGCCTCGGCTCCACCTACCGCCGAGAGATCGCCGGATGGCAGGAGGACGTCACCCGGCGGCTGACGGGGAACTTCTTCGCCGAGTACACCTTCCCCTTCGGAACCCAGATCCAGGGGACGTACTCGCGTGGGTTCAGCCTCAACACCTTCGACCGACAGCGGTACAGCTACGACGCGTACTGCTACGATCCCGAAACGAATACCTACAAAGTCTGCGCGGGCTTCTACAGCCCGCTACGGAACTCCAACCGGCGCGAGGACGAGGAGAGGTTCGGGCAGCTGCGGGTCACCCACTCCTTGTCGATTGGCAAGCACAACCTGGCGGGGGTGGCGGCCTTCGAGATCTCCAAGAGCGAGACGGACTTCACCGGCATTCAATCGGTCCCGCCATCGAACTACAGCCACCTGATCAGCTTCGTCGAGCAGAACGATCTCACCAACACCTGGAGCACCACCGCGCGGGCCTCGTACATCGGCCGCTTCAACTACGACTACAATCAGCGCTACCTGCTCGAGCTGCTCGGCCGGTACGACGGATCGTACCTCTACGCGCCGGGAAAGCGGTGGGGGTTCTTCCCCGGGGTCTCGTTGGGGTGGCGCGTCTCCGAAGAGCCTTTCCTGCGTGACCGCCTGACCTTCCTCGACGACCTCAAGCTGCGGGCTTCGTGGGGGCAGGCGGGGATGGAGCTGGGGGTGGCGCCCTGGGACTTCATCGGCGGCGCCACCTACGGGATTGGCGGTGGCTACATGTTCGACGGTCAGGTGGTGACCGGCGCTCGCCCGCGCGGCCTGCCGGTCACCAACCTGACCTGGGTGACCAGCACCTCGCGCAATCTCGGCCTGGATTTCACCCTCTTCGGCAACCGGGTGACGGGGCAGTTCGATCTGTTCGAGCGGAAGCTCACGGGGCTGCCCGAGAACCGCTACGACGTGCTGGTCCCCAGCGAGGTCGGATACGAGCTGCCCGAAGAGAACCTCGAGAGCGAGGCGACGCGGGGGCTCGAGGGGATGATCACCTTCAGCGACCGTTTCGGCGGCGTCGACTACTCCATCGGCGCGAACGCCACCTTCGCCCGACGTCGCATCCTCGACCAGTACAAACCGAGGTACGGCAACTCCTGGGACGAATACCGGAACGCCACCGAGAACCGTTGGGCGAACGTGGCCTTCGGCTACGAGGTGATCGGGCAATTTCGTTCGATGGAGGAGATCGCCCAGCACGACGTGGATATCGACGGACAGGGCAACCGCACCCTGCTTCCCGGCGACCTGATCTACAAGGACGTCAACGGCGACAAGATCATCAACGAGCTCGACGAGCGGCCCATCGGGTACGCGGTCAACACCAACCCCCTCCTCGCCTTCGGGGGCAGTGCGAGCATCGGCTACCGCGGCGTGAGCCTGAGCTTGGACCTCGCCGGCGGCACCATGTACTCGTTCAACCAGAACCTCGAGCTGAAATATCCCTTCCAGGCGGACCACAACTCGCCGGAGTGGATGCTGGTGGACCGCTGGCACCGGGCCGACCCCTACGACGATCGCAGCGAGTGGATCCCGGGTAGATATCCGCCCATCCGCCGAGGACTCACGAGCCACTCGAGCTACCGCAACAGCACCTTCTGGCGCACCAACGTTCACTACCTGCGCGTACGCCGCCTGGAGATCGGCTATGCCCTGCCGGACGCGCTGCAGGATCTGCTACGCCTCTCCAACACCCGTATCTATATCAGCGGAACTAACCTCCATTCCTTCGACAACCTGGGCCATATCAAGCTCGACCCCGAGGTCGCCTTCGACTCGGGGCTGCGGTATCCACCCCAGCGGGTCTGGACCATCGGATTCAGCACGGAGGTGGGGCAATGA
- a CDS encoding DUF1697 domain-containing protein, with product MRYIAFLRAINVGGHTVTMDRLRALLEGIGLRNVSTFIASGNVLFESSLPAEELERKMAEHLERSLGYEVRVFLRTPDELRSVLERLPFSEAEARDGKVHVCFLPEAPGPQAASEVAALSTSLHRLQVRGRELYWLAFGSMARTDVDERALGRVLGMSMTMRNLNTVRRILARLEADRTPAKDA from the coding sequence ATGCGATATATCGCGTTCCTGCGTGCGATCAATGTGGGGGGCCACACCGTCACGATGGATCGGTTGCGCGCCCTCCTGGAGGGGATCGGACTTCGCAACGTCAGCACGTTCATCGCCAGCGGCAATGTGCTCTTCGAGTCGTCGCTCCCCGCCGAGGAGCTCGAGCGGAAGATGGCCGAGCACCTGGAGCGATCCCTGGGCTACGAGGTGAGGGTGTTCCTGCGCACACCCGACGAGCTGAGATCGGTGCTGGAGCGCCTGCCCTTTTCGGAAGCTGAGGCCAGAGACGGGAAGGTTCACGTCTGCTTCCTGCCGGAGGCGCCGGGTCCGCAGGCGGCCTCCGAGGTAGCGGCGTTGAGCACGTCTCTGCACCGGCTCCAGGTACGGGGTCGGGAGCTCTACTGGCTGGCGTTCGGATCGATGGCCCGCACCGACGTGGACGAGCGAGCGCTCGGACGAGTCCTGGGCATGTCGATGACGATGCGGAACCTCAATACGGTGAGGCGCATCCTGGCGCGGCTGGAGGCGGATCGGACACCGGCCAAAGACGCTTGA
- a CDS encoding ABC transporter permease subunit, with amino-acid sequence MPTRTEAMLTVARQEVLTALRGRMLLGFGILFTLLSVGVALAGLGGSGQLLVQGFTRTGVSMLPLSVYLLPLLGLLLGASAFGGEDGGAELMLAQPLGRMEVLLGRALGLSAALSAAALVGFGATGALVAIGAGSSGLGGYLVVVGGAVVVGIVGLALGILLGVAARTRGAAVGWALTTWFAAAVLYDLAAIGVLQVVGSGEPGPWLVAILALNPLDGVRAIALVTLGADILLGPTGAALRAMLGLWGGAGWVLASALLWVVGPLAAATWLYGRRDF; translated from the coding sequence ATGCCCACACGCACTGAAGCGATGCTGACCGTCGCCCGCCAGGAGGTGCTGACGGCCCTGCGCGGGCGGATGCTGCTCGGCTTCGGCATCCTGTTCACGCTCCTGAGCGTGGGGGTCGCGCTCGCCGGGCTGGGTGGGTCCGGACAGCTCCTGGTGCAAGGGTTCACGCGCACGGGCGTATCCATGCTGCCGCTCTCCGTGTACCTGTTGCCGCTGCTCGGCTTGTTGCTGGGTGCCTCAGCGTTTGGCGGTGAAGATGGAGGCGCCGAGCTGATGCTGGCCCAGCCTCTCGGTCGGATGGAGGTCCTGCTGGGGCGTGCACTGGGTCTGAGTGCGGCCCTCTCGGCCGCGGCGCTGGTCGGATTCGGGGCGACTGGAGCGCTCGTCGCAATAGGCGCGGGGAGTTCCGGGTTGGGCGGATACCTGGTCGTGGTCGGCGGAGCGGTGGTCGTGGGCATCGTGGGGCTCGCGCTTGGCATCCTGCTGGGCGTCGCCGCGCGGACGCGCGGTGCCGCCGTGGGATGGGCGCTCACCACCTGGTTCGCGGCGGCGGTGCTCTACGACCTGGCGGCGATCGGTGTGCTGCAGGTGGTCGGTTCGGGCGAGCCGGGGCCGTGGCTGGTGGCTATTCTCGCCCTCAATCCTCTCGACGGCGTGCGGGCGATCGCCCTGGTCACGCTGGGTGCGGACATCCTGCTGGGGCCCACTGGCGCGGCACTGAGGGCGATGTTGGGTCTGTGGGGAGGGGCGGGGTGGGTGCTAGCGTCGGCGCTGCTCTGGGTCGTGGGGCCGCTGGCTGCGGCCACCTGGCTGTATGGGCGGAGGGATTTCTGA
- a CDS encoding DUF3823 domain-containing protein codes for MTRCISRRASLAIVLLLTACDYGAFDNYDPPRSQLTGRVVYQGEPVGVRSNGVELELWQPSYELNEKIPVHVAQDGSFSAMLFDGDYKLNLLAGNGPWVDSQDTIYIQVRGDTEVEVRVTPYYVIENLSVGQAGGAVQANFQVSAVEPSRAVEYVGLYLSNTSFVDRINQAASTELSGTDIADLTAPITLSVNVPDELEESGWAYARVGVKTVGVSEMLYTSVERITF; via the coding sequence ATGACTCGATGCATTTCCCGGCGGGCATCCCTGGCGATCGTCCTATTGCTGACGGCCTGTGACTACGGGGCGTTCGACAACTACGACCCTCCGCGCTCGCAGCTCACGGGACGAGTCGTCTACCAGGGCGAACCCGTCGGCGTGCGTAGCAACGGCGTGGAGCTGGAGCTCTGGCAGCCCAGCTATGAGTTGAACGAGAAAATCCCGGTCCATGTGGCCCAGGATGGGTCCTTCTCGGCCATGCTCTTCGATGGCGACTACAAGCTGAACCTGCTGGCGGGAAACGGACCCTGGGTCGACAGCCAGGACACCATCTACATCCAGGTGCGAGGAGACACGGAGGTGGAGGTTCGCGTGACGCCCTACTACGTCATCGAGAACCTCTCCGTGGGGCAGGCCGGGGGCGCGGTCCAGGCGAACTTCCAGGTGAGCGCGGTAGAGCCGAGCCGCGCGGTAGAGTACGTGGGCCTGTACCTGTCCAATACCTCCTTCGTAGACCGGATCAACCAGGCGGCGAGCACGGAATTGTCCGGTACAGACATCGCCGATCTGACCGCTCCGATCACCCTCAGCGTGAACGTACCGGACGAACTCGAGGAGAGCGGTTGGGCCTATGCGCGGGTGGGAGTGAAGACGGTGGGAGTGTCCGAGATGTTGTACACCTCGGTCGAGCGGATCACTTTCTGA
- a CDS encoding RagB/SusD family nutrient uptake outer membrane protein produces MKRLFRSLLLAALAVPVVGCGDDALNTEPQTILTDEQVWGDPNLIVSVLADYYNRLPRHTDFGVNGNCDYNPPDAYCGWKDYAAYDEALWSGVGNFDYEFRNSLINYPYERWSEWNYDLIRDINLAIEKIQEVESPKLSPALKEQFIAELRFLRAFNYFLLVIRMGGVPIITTQLIYDFSGDPSPLQHPRNTEAEVYDFIAAELDEIGPKLGNEGSYTRANRWTALALKSRAMLYAGSIARHNSEMASPITLPGGEVGIPADRAEGYYQASLDASRELIQNGPYELYRGNPDPGENFYEAVSHKTGNREVIMAIDYLASQGRSHRFTLENIPRSLRVDQDNVSGGSALSPSLNLVETYDYLDGSSGELRGVGDGTVAGQKNWIFYDEPDDIFEGKDPRLYGTIIYPGASFAGKQLEIQAGVYRCTPSAVYQRIEGQRDTDYEDGGVLTGADGPIRAENYLSATGFYLRKYLDTNPAAATSATGSDMWWVWFRLGEVYLNAAEAAYELGLEQEALGYINTLRERAGFPPNSLTSLTREKIRSERWAELAFEDHRLWDLKRWRIAHQLWDGTETSETANIYVLFPYRIVCPGTPQHNKYVFDKFQSDRQTAPRYFRMGNYYSQIPQSALDNNPKLVRNPFH; encoded by the coding sequence ATGAAGAGACTCTTCCGATCCCTGCTACTGGCCGCGCTAGCGGTTCCTGTAGTGGGATGCGGCGATGATGCGCTCAACACCGAGCCGCAGACGATCCTCACCGACGAGCAGGTCTGGGGAGACCCGAACCTGATCGTCTCGGTTCTGGCGGATTACTACAACCGCCTGCCCCGCCATACCGACTTCGGAGTCAACGGCAACTGTGATTACAACCCGCCGGACGCTTACTGCGGCTGGAAGGATTACGCGGCGTACGACGAGGCGCTCTGGTCGGGGGTCGGCAACTTCGACTACGAGTTCCGCAACTCGCTGATCAACTACCCCTATGAACGCTGGTCGGAATGGAACTACGACCTGATCCGGGACATCAACCTGGCGATCGAGAAGATCCAGGAGGTCGAGTCCCCCAAGCTGTCTCCGGCGCTGAAAGAGCAGTTCATCGCCGAGCTCCGCTTCCTGAGGGCCTTCAACTATTTCCTGCTGGTTATCCGCATGGGTGGGGTGCCGATCATCACCACCCAATTGATCTATGACTTCAGTGGAGATCCCTCTCCGCTGCAGCACCCGCGAAACACCGAGGCGGAAGTCTACGACTTCATCGCTGCCGAGCTCGACGAGATCGGCCCGAAGCTCGGCAACGAGGGCAGCTACACGCGGGCTAATCGCTGGACCGCGCTTGCGCTGAAGAGCCGTGCGATGCTGTACGCAGGTTCGATCGCGCGGCACAACAGCGAGATGGCCTCCCCCATCACCCTGCCCGGCGGCGAGGTCGGCATCCCCGCCGACCGGGCGGAGGGCTACTACCAGGCGTCGCTCGACGCCTCCCGCGAGCTCATACAGAACGGACCGTACGAGCTCTACCGCGGAAATCCCGATCCGGGCGAGAACTTTTACGAGGCGGTGAGCCACAAGACGGGGAACCGAGAGGTCATCATGGCCATCGACTACCTCGCCTCACAGGGTCGCAGCCACCGCTTCACCCTTGAGAACATCCCGCGTTCGTTGCGGGTCGACCAGGACAACGTCTCCGGCGGCTCCGCCCTCTCGCCGTCGCTGAACCTGGTGGAGACCTACGACTACCTGGACGGATCGTCGGGCGAGCTGCGCGGAGTGGGCGATGGGACCGTGGCGGGGCAGAAGAACTGGATCTTCTACGACGAGCCCGACGACATCTTCGAGGGGAAGGACCCCCGCCTCTATGGCACGATCATCTATCCCGGAGCCTCCTTCGCCGGCAAGCAGCTGGAAATCCAGGCGGGCGTCTACCGCTGCACTCCCAGCGCTGTATACCAGCGGATCGAGGGACAGCGGGACACCGACTACGAGGATGGCGGGGTGCTGACCGGAGCCGACGGCCCGATCCGGGCCGAGAACTATCTCTCCGCCACCGGCTTCTACCTCCGCAAGTACCTGGACACCAATCCCGCCGCCGCCACCAGCGCCACCGGCAGCGACATGTGGTGGGTCTGGTTCCGCCTGGGTGAGGTCTACCTGAACGCGGCCGAGGCCGCCTATGAGTTGGGGCTCGAGCAGGAGGCGCTCGGCTACATCAACACCCTGCGCGAGCGGGCCGGCTTCCCGCCCAACAGCCTCACCTCCCTGACACGGGAGAAGATTCGTAGCGAGCGCTGGGCAGAGCTGGCTTTCGAGGATCACCGCCTGTGGGACCTCAAGCGCTGGCGAATCGCCCACCAGCTCTGGGACGGCACCGAGACGAGCGAGACGGCGAACATCTACGTGCTGTTCCCCTACCGGATCGTCTGTCCCGGGACCCCGCAGCACAACAAGTACGTCTTCGACAAGTTCCAGTCGGACCGCCAGACCGCCCCGCGGTACTTCCGCATGGGGAACTACTACTCGCAGATCCCGCAGAGCGCTCTGGACAACAACCCCAAGCTCGTGCGGAACCCGTTCCACTGA
- a CDS encoding ABC transporter ATP-binding protein — protein sequence MIRYEGVTKHFGRLVALAGLDLEVRPGETIALVGPNGSGKSTTLKAALALVRPTRGRVTVDGVDVATHGREARARLGYLPQGLSFPQGFTAGELMRYFARLRGADPGSAAQLLDRVGLQDAEDRHATTFSGGMKQRLGLAVALLGNPRALILDEPTAALDPSGALAVRDLLREIRAEGTTILLSSHDLGEVAALADRVAVFVAGRLVALGTVDELVETYVPHRDLRERRLEEAYRVIAGGSAGRAA from the coding sequence ATGATCCGCTACGAGGGCGTCACCAAGCATTTCGGCCGCCTGGTCGCGCTGGCCGGCCTCGACCTGGAGGTCAGGCCCGGGGAAACCATTGCGCTAGTCGGACCGAACGGCTCGGGGAAGAGCACAACCCTGAAGGCGGCACTCGCGCTGGTGCGGCCGACCCGGGGCAGGGTCACCGTGGACGGTGTGGACGTGGCGACGCACGGTCGGGAGGCGCGGGCCAGGCTCGGTTACCTCCCGCAGGGGCTCTCCTTCCCGCAAGGGTTCACGGCCGGCGAGCTGATGCGCTACTTCGCTCGCCTCCGCGGGGCGGATCCCGGCTCCGCTGCCCAGCTACTCGACCGGGTGGGGTTGCAGGACGCGGAAGATCGTCATGCGACCACCTTCTCCGGGGGGATGAAGCAGCGGCTGGGGCTGGCAGTGGCGCTGCTCGGCAACCCGCGGGCCCTGATCCTGGACGAGCCCACGGCGGCCCTCGATCCGAGCGGGGCCCTGGCCGTGCGAGACCTGCTGCGCGAGATCCGCGCGGAGGGGACGACTATCCTACTCTCCTCCCACGACCTCGGCGAAGTCGCCGCGCTCGCCGACCGCGTGGCCGTGTTCGTGGCCGGGAGGCTGGTCGCGCTCGGTACAGTGGATGAGCTGGTGGAAACCTATGTCCCGCACCGCGACCTGCGAGAGCGTCGCCTAGAGGAGGCCTACCGGGTCATCGCGGGTGGGAGCGCGGGGCGCGCGGCATGA